Proteins encoded within one genomic window of Arachis ipaensis cultivar K30076 chromosome B08, Araip1.1, whole genome shotgun sequence:
- the LOC110265381 gene encoding MACPF domain-containing protein NSL1-like gives MEHFVTGHISPWREKRRRFVTSPNPISDRTNLTLSDQVKKDVPSSWNPAALASFIDKYGTHVIVDVKMGGKDVVHIKQSKISDLPPAELQKLLKQLADERFSEDSNPSSNANPAQISGKLKDDHAKLWRQNHFPPAGRPVVKSHSKNDVSVRRGGIDIRQPYNQWLQTILQSPNVISMSFVPITSLLNSVLGNGFLSHAVNLYLRYKPAIEDLHHFLEFQLPRQWAPMYGDLPLGYGHKHKKNMSPSLQFSLMGPKLYVNTVKVISFNLSKKHIMLRGSFNREALYKERDLENAIALPNLLAMRIYTAAV, from the exons ATGGAGCATTTCGTAACAGGACATATAAGTCCCTGGAGagaaaaacgacgccgttttgtaACCTCCCCCAATCCTATTTCGGATAGAACTAACTTAACCCTTTCGGATCAAGTCAAGAAAGATGTTCCTTCTTCCTGGAACCCTGCAGCTCTTGCCTC GTTCATTGACAAGTATGGCACCCATGTGATTGTTGACGTCAAGATGGGAGGTAAAGATGTGGTCCACATCAAGCAGTCAAAGATTTCAGATCTTCCACCCGCTGAACTGCAGAAACTACTAAAACAACTAGCTGATGAGAGGTTTTCAGAGGATTCAAATCCATCTTCCAATGCTAATCCTGCTCAAATATCAGGAAAACTGAAG GATGATCATGCCAAGCTGTGGAGGCAGAACCATTTTCCTCCTGCTGGAAGACCAGTTGTAAAAAGCCACTCCAAGAATGATGTTTCGGTCCGCAGGGGAGGCATTGATATTCGTCAGCCTTATAACCAGTGGCTTCAAACCATACTACAATCCCCCAATGTCATATCAATGTCTTTTGTTCCTATTACTTCCTTACTCAACTCTGTTCTAGGCAATGGATTCTTGAGTCATGCCGTTAATTTGTATCTTAGAT ATAAACCTGCCATAGAAGATCTCCATCATTTTCTGGAATTTCAGTTGCCACGGCAATGGGCACCAATGTATGGAGATCTGCCTCTTGGATATGGCCACAAGCATAAGAAAAACATGTCTCCATCACTTCAGTTCAGTCTCATGGGACCCAAGCTTTATGTTAACACTGTCAAGGTAATTTCATTCAATTTAAGCAAGAAGCATATTATGTTGAGGGGTTCTTTCAATAGAGAAGCATTGTATAAGGAGAGGGATTTGGAA AATGCTATAGCATTGCCTAATCTACTGGCAATGAGAATTTACACAGCAGCAGTGTAA